GGTCATCGCCCTCTCGGGACGCGGGACGCTCTACAGCTACGCCATCCTCCACCACCCGCAGCATCCGGCCTTCGACTACCCGGTGATCGCCGCGCTCGTCGACCTCGAAGAGGGCGTGCGGATCGTGTCGAACCTCACCCGGGTGGCTCCGGAGGACGTCCACATCGGGATGTCCTTGGAGGTCGAGTTCGAGCCGACGATCGA
Above is a window of Acidimicrobiia bacterium DNA encoding:
- a CDS encoding OB-fold domain-containing protein, giving the protein MEVIALSGRGTLYSYAILHHPQHPAFDYPVIAALVDLEEGVRIVSNLTRVAPEDVHIGMSLEVEFEPTIDEGRVPVFRPARGAGLE